The sequence below is a genomic window from Theobroma cacao cultivar B97-61/B2 chromosome 6, Criollo_cocoa_genome_V2, whole genome shotgun sequence.
GAATAATGATTCAGTGACAGAAACTAACGAATTAAAAACGGTAAATgatggaaaagaaaaggccATATGCAAGTAGAAAGAAAAGCTCTTTGCTACACATTTTGCACGATATAATGGGATTAAATTGGGAATTTCATTATGCAAGTTCATTTCTTAAGttattgttttcatttttcttttccaatgaGTTCATTACAGCTGGCAGACTACATCATGAACATAGCAAGAGTGGATGTTAATTATCGAAACTATAGAGGACATACAGTGCTTGACATCCTCAACCAAGCTGGATACACTTCAGAAATCCAGCTTTTGAAAGAGAGGATCAAAAGAGCAGGTGATAGGACTGGTATTGCATTTCCTGAAATCCAGAGCCCCAGAGAAGCACTTGAACAACAATTTGAATTGCTTCTGGAGACTGGAAGTCAACATGAATATGCTCATGATAACAGGGTGCCAGAGCTTTCGCCTAGATCCGTCATGGCTACGAATTCAAGGGTGAACTTGCTGCCACGTCAAGCTCACGAGAAGCCTGAAATCGAGAATGCTGATTCATCACAGTGTGAATCCTCACAGAGAACCAAAAGAAGTCCTCAAATCAGCATGCGTCAACGCAGACGCCATAGCAGAAGAAACAGGCAAGACATgattgaattttataaatatggCCAGCATAAACAACATAATGCATATAAAGAAGCACTGCAAAATGCAAGGAACACAATCACGATAGTGGCCGTTTTGATTGCCACAGTTACTTTTAGTGCTGGCATTAGTCCTCCTGGTGGTGTATACCAAGAAGGTCTACTAAAGGGAAAATCAATGGTGGGCAGAACAATCGCTTTTAAGGTCTTCGTGATAAGTAACAACATTGCGCTTTTCACATCTTTATCAATCGTTATCTTTCTGGTTAGCATCATCCCGTTTCAAAGAAAACCTCTTATGAGGTTCCTAATTATTGCTCATAAAGTCATGTGGTTGGCAGTGTCGTTCATGACTAAAGCTTTTGTAGCAGCGACATGCATCATTGTGCCACATGGTCATGGTAATGGTTGGCTTCGTGAGGCTTCTGCAGCTATTGGTGCTGGAAGTGTAGTACTTGCTTTTATCTGTCTAGGAGTTATGTTGGCTAGACACATGGTGAGGAAGGTGAAGTGGAGGAAAGAGAAGGGAGAGAGGAAAGAGACAAACAATGAAAGCAAAAGTCACTCTCACTCTAGTAATTCTGATCAGGAGAGTGCCAAATATCTAGGATATCATGCATATTGAACATTCGGTAATCAAATGAATGGCTATTTGTTCTGTGCCATGGAAACAGATTTTCCTTTAGAAGTTGGATTGCATTTACGTGGTGTGGTCATCGATTCCAATGTAAGCTTTCGCATAAGGGAACAAAATCATACCAATGCAAGGAAATCCCATATGCTTCCCTGTCTCAAATCAGAAAACCATGAAACCACAGATTCTTTTATCTAATTGATTAAGATGAGTTACAAGTCATATATGTGTTGCCATGGCAGTTTTCTATGGATCCAGTTATGCTCCTACTGAAGCTGTATCCAGAGAAGGTATAAACTGCCAGGGTATTAAGAAATTAGTTGGGAGTGGCCCCATCTCCTATTGCATTTTTGTTAATGTAACTGCTCTCAAGATTTTAATCCATGTTCTTGcataattttaccttttgttgAGAAGATCATCTAGCTACGGCTAACAATTTGACAGATAGAGCAAATCCAACTAAATGACACCAAAAACTGTAAGTTCGTGAGGATTTTGGGGAATGAAGTATAAGTGTTTGAATTTGCGCAAGATATTCTAGCATCCCAAATGCTGATGATATATCATATATACAAGAGCTCGACCGTAAGGGAGAAATCCATTCATCCAAACTGTAAATCGTAAAACAGTTGGATCAACTGTTTAACTGAATGTTTGAATCCGTGGGTAGATTTCCACATAGATGAAGCTATTCTTTAAACCTAAAATTTTAGCCAATAACGAAAAAGAAATTCTGCTACAATGATCTAACTATGCTTTTCCTTTAAGCACAAACTCTACAAtaaggaatttaaaatttcaatgcTTCGAGCAGGTATGGATATAAATTATTCACTAATTAAGAGGCTGGGAATGGTAGCGCCTGCTTAACATTTTCATAGCTATTAAGATTTCTCATCCCTAAATATGAAGGATTCACAGAGAAATATGCATAGGAAAGCTTAGCAAATGGTTCCAACACAGACAGTCTTTGTCATTGTCATGGACTGTCATTTTCATCACTGGGTTGGTCTGAGTCCCTCCCTTGTTCCTTAAGGACCTACAAATAGCCAGATTCCTAGAATAAGAGTCTTGATATCCTAATGTTGCAAAATTGACTGAAACTCCCACAACATGGCATTCATTGCAAATcagatttttccttttctgttTTTGGCTGTAAAAGTGAACCCTCAATAAATCAATATGAAGAAGACCTTTTAAATAATGACTTCAAATACTAATGTAACCACCATTAGCAATAGCTTCATCAGAATAATCCAACAtacaatattaattaaatgtataaTTAAACAATAAGAAAGAAGTCCAACAGTTGGAATCTGTCcctgaagaaagaaaaaaagactaAAACAAAGCAAAGGAATAGGTTCTGGTGCACATCATACCAAAGTTACGACTGTGACAGTAAGAGCCACAAAGACTGAACTAAGTGTCACTGTAACCACTAATCCTGAACTAGGATGTGGTCCTGGTGCTATGTCAACCCCAGAAGGTGGAGATTCAGCTCTTTGGTGCAAACCCATCACCCGGATGAGCAATTTCTGACCCTTCTTGCAGTGATCGACGGCGCCGCTGAGGAAGTAGAAGAGTCCAGGCCTATCAAGATTGATAACAGTCTTTCCATCGTTAAAGGAAGAGATGGGTTTGTTTGTGTTGCAATGAAAGTAATCCCATTTCTCCACCACCAGGACTGAGTCATTCTGATACTCAAAAGCTGCATCAAGaaatgataaatatataaGAACCTGTAAGTTTAAAAGTATCCTGACCTAAAGCAAACAGCAGTGAGCATTATATCaataaattcttgaaaaaatttataaagataagaatgttaaataataatactagTTATAAAAAATGGAGGGTGTAACTAAGCAAAAGGTAAGAATTAAACTCACAAAGGGAGTCTCCAACATGAAACCTTTTGCTCCTAGCCCACTGGCTGTACACCGCAGTGTTGTTAGCGCTAGGCTGCTGCCAACCTATATGATCGCCCACTTTGAACCCTTCGGAAGCTTCAACTGAGCCAATATTCATGGCAgctaaaataagaaaacaagTGCAAACTAAACCCCGGAAAGGTTCCATACTTGAGTTGTTCATTTTTGTATTACGAGGTTCAGACTTCATACTTGAGGAAGAATTAATactaaaaagaaatagaagtTAGTTGGAGTTTAAATTATGAGCATGGCGGGTTGGGTTGGAGAACGTGTGACAGGCGTTGCGGACAGTTATGCAGAAACGTGCATGCTTGCGGTTTTTTGTGGGTTCAAATATCTCGTGTTGTTGACAGGGCCTACTGCTCAATCGCACTTCGACTTTGGAAATATTTGTTACCTATATATactgtaataataataaaaataataaaactaaaaattccTTGAGGAGTTGGCTAATTATGTATTATTTACTCCAATCCCACATTTAGTTGGAAAGCAAAATTGAAACGTCTCCTAAACAGTAGTAGTTACATAATACTATAAgaatcttttcctttttttttttatatatattttcgtGCTAGCAGCAGCTGTCCCCGATGCCCTAAACGTCTCTGCCCATAGGCTACCGAGCATATCACAAATAAGATTAGGCTCTTTGTTTATGAACTGCTCCCTGCAACTTCTACTTTCTGATTCATCATCATTTCTTGGAACTGAGCTCGCTTGGCAAGCCTAACATCAAGTATACTGGGTGGCATTGGCTTAAGTGAGCCATGCAATTCAACAAGACCAAAGAATTCTTGCTTTGTCAAACTCTTTTTCTGGACAAGTTCATCAACCACTGCATCCATGAGCTTTCGGTTCTGCTGTAAGATCTgatacaaataaataaataaataaacaatggATGGTGTGAATCGGATATTAGAAGCAGTTTCTGGTAAGTGCTATTTTTACAAGCAATGAAATACCTCTTTTGCGCGTTCATAACACATGTTCACAATCCGTAATGCCTCCAAATCTATTTCCTGATATTCAACAGTTTGGTCATACATTAGATAACAAGTATAGAGAACTTTAGAGAAGCAGTTtccaaaatttccaatggCATGTGCCATTTCATGCACTTCAAACTCAGCTTCAAATGCAGCCACCAGAGACTttaacattatttttcttaaccTTATGCttctcaaaatttatttgactaaAGAGATGCATTTGATGAAATTTATGAAGTAAAAAGATGAATCCATTGAAGTATATTTAAAGATGAATCCACCAAAAATAACTCTTTTAAAGAAACAAGCAAAAAGCAAGAGGAATGTATATTTAGCTGTACACCAAAAATATCCTTTTTAAGAAACAAGTAGAGAGGGATAAGGATGTATCCATACATTAATTCGATCTGCAACCCAGAAGTTAGACAACCCATGATGTTTCTCCGAGAGGCCACCAAGAACAAACGTCCTGGCTGCAGACCTAGCATTGTCTGCCGTTTCAGCCCATATCGTACTCAACTGAAATAATTAAGGATTTTTCAAGTGGATCAAGTTAATCTACAGAATCTGGAATGAAAGATGATTTTATACTCTCAATCTAGCTCCTACTAGAAACATAGATCTACAGCAAGcttattgataaaattttttagaaaggaaaagaaacaaTATGCTAGAAAATTTGATATTGCCAAACCAAGCTACAAACTAGAATATTGGACATGCAATGCAACCCGGTCAATATAGCATATGCATCCTTGAATCACACTTAAAAATAGAATTCAATTTTCTAAAGATCAGAAATTACTATTTTCCTTGATCTCCTTTATCTTAAATCATAAAGCTTTATGGTTTAGTCACCAAAAAATGATAGTTGGTCTAAGGGTCAACACAAGGGTCAACATATTACAGCACTCCATTAGCAGTCATGAACAAGTGAACATATGCAACACCAATATGGACTATAATAAAGCATTTAATGACCATATGAACAAACCTTGACTTGTTGTAGAGACAAATCAAAAAAAGCCCATAACTTTTACCAGTACACCAAAGATCCAATCTAAACAGTTCTGAGTAAAACTAAAAAACAATAGTCCAATCTCATAACCATTAGCTTACTCCAAAAACCACAAACTTTGAAAAACTCCCCTTTTTTTCTCCCCAAAATGACCTTCATACAGCGTTGATCAGAAAATCCAAAAACTGCAGGTGGCTATTAATCACATTGTAATATAAGAAGGTTAAACAATTAGCATTGCCATTTTAAGCAGTTGGTTACTCATTGTTAGATTTGCAATTTTTGAAGCTTCTGCTCACTTTTTAAGAATGCACCATTGAAACTCAATAATGAGGGACTTGTTTTCCATATCATAATGACTATCTTTTGCACAATATCATCTTCCAGGCATGCAAAAAGACATTAATGTACGTGTATGTGAAACAGACTTCTCACCTGACCCTCACCATACCATAGTTCATCTGCTGCACGGGGTGCTAATTGAACAGTTATGTGATCGAGAAGGGACTGCCGACTGCATGACATTATGAAATATAAGTGAACTGTCGAAAATTAAACAAAGGAGATAATTTTCCAGTGTAATATTTACAGGAAACAAGAGTGGCAAGAAAACCCTGCAATAGGCAATTGAAAGGATAGTCCCCTAATTAGTTGATCATAAGAATATGTTATACAGAGGATGGTCCAAAATTagttgataaaaatattatctttCACCATGTTTGACATTCTTGGCAGTTGATAGTCCTTACATTGATGCTTATAAGCATGAAGAAATGTTGCATACCTTAGCATTCCTTCCTTAAATTTGATATGATCCATTTTCATACGAACATAACCCAATTCCCTACCTGCTCTAGGAGCAATTGTAACCTGCTCAAAAGTAACAAAGTATTAATATACTTCCAGGCGTTGCATACAAGTACAAATGCATTCATTTCTTAAGGCAGCAAGCTTATCAGGGAAACTTGATAGCAGAACAACTGTAAAACCCAAAAGGTTCAGTTTTACATCAATACCCTCTATGAATCAAAATCCCAAGAAAAGGCACCAAAATTGACAGATTCTCGATGGATTCTTCTAGGATGCCTTTTTTGTAGCGGGCTTGTAATGCAGAGTTATGCAATGATTTCACATGCATAAAAAAATCCATTAAAGACAATCTATATTTATAATCTTGAGATGCTTTACAAGCTTTAGCTACCTGTTCCCAACTCACCAGCAGAGGCTCTTTTATGCCTAGACATGATGCTTTAGTACGTGACTTTAAGAGTCATAATCCAGAATGGTATGACATAATTTTGAGACCATCTCTCTGATTTTcaaaaagtttctcactaCTTGTCAAATGATCTGAGGTTTACAGTTATGCAATGATACTGCATATTGAAGATTCTAGTTTTCTGATCAAGGTATATTAATGACTGAAAATCCAGAGaatctaaaaataatcaaatatatacTTGAATCAGTCATTAACATGCACATGTGGAAGGAGATATTCCaatcattttctcaatctGCCACTACATACAGTAAAACACCATTACATAAGAAACCAGATCTTGATATACATTTTATGTCAATATCAAAACAATGCATTGAAAGAGGCGCAAGCAACACAGATTATAGCAGTGCGTATGAGTCAAAATATAtgcaagaaatgaaaaaaggcAAGTAAAGATCATACAAATTCAATGTTTCTGAGATCAGGAAAGTTCACAGCTACAACAGCCATTGCCGCTTCATTAATAGCTACTTGTTTCCATGTCTCGGGGCCTCTCTCCTTTCTATCTAGCATACCCCTTTCTTCTATTTGTGCCGCTTGGAGAAAATCATCGGTCGTAATCTGCAGAAGTGCAACTGCAGAAGGTCAGAGCATTGCTAAGAGCAATTAGGTTAAGGGCATTTATACCTACTAAATAGCACTATCAAACCCAATGTTACATTTTCAGATGATACACGAAGCGCTATCTCCAATTTCATTAATCTCATATACTTTGAAATCCTCTTCGTTTtattaaacttaatttgtTCAAGTTCCAACTTCTCTGTTTCTAATAACTATTTCTTG
It includes:
- the LOC18595995 gene encoding mavicyanin → MKSEPRNTKMNNSSMEPFRGLVCTCFLILAAMNIGSVEASEGFKVGDHIGWQQPSANNTAVYSQWARSKRFHVGDSLSFEYQNDSVLVVEKWDYFHCNTNKPISSFNDGKTVINLDRPGLFYFLSGAVDHCKKGQKLLIRVMGLHQRAESPPSGVDIAPGPHPSSGLVVTVTLSSVFVALTVTVVTLV